In Solanum stenotomum isolate F172 chromosome 6, ASM1918654v1, whole genome shotgun sequence, one DNA window encodes the following:
- the LOC125866730 gene encoding mRNA export factor GLE1-like isoform X1: protein MGAVKLQFPLPKSVDGVTLDPNPDWTFDILLVELNSIEKKLNASSKFPIPFTKTESRQLSASKDNSRRGFVMQVSDDDVEDMDRDTKHEVGDHLLVGGKRFACDEIYLSDSDQSEEGLNIELQHDLMDKVGLVESALSELAHDHQLTIVEEMRDQLSALEAELTDESEKLASTLERVERNTEAQREMNRKFDMQYQRKIAEALDDHLTTVQRDHEHRSQIEERRIRDDAAREEAKRKEKALQEEKARQERIRAETKVQARLEAERVEKEKAAALEAERKAVKEAAAASEKKSSESVTTASPEASKVSRDVTSQPVRPMSDGQKHSTGNTIRVTENAQKLEEKRLAVYNEIGAQNEALGLGSNKAYRKFEMEIARRIRTITGSKENVRVKADELIKLISGSTCPQSISIAVFAQKVVSLCVKPTGSFNSAVYAYGRVIVHVTSKIPLAMEILIAELNKVCIYTVPKYIIYSEAAFQTKEAYYKAIGYAEEDGKIESTDSYVDRLSACMKLYGALVQTEVDGCQNLHGIREGWAWIARFLNVFPANLYTAAALQAFLEMAGFALHKRYKTQFRKLLDIIARDFLTALKDRGDAKLVKVIVSLRSYIESNQFLNEPEGWRLRSSLESHNFAPDSDHDQQYHYQQNRFY, encoded by the exons AT GGGTGCTGTTAAACTGCAATTTCCGTTGCCTAAAAGTGTTGATGGAGTCACCCTGGATCCAAATCCTGATTGGACCTTTGATATTTTATTGGTTGAGCTCAATTCGATTGAGAAGAAGCTCAATGCATCATCAAAATTTCCAATACCTTTTACGAAAACAGAATCGCG ACAACTCTCGGCTTCAAAGGATAATTCTCGGAGAGGCTTTGTTATGCAAGTGTCCGATGATGACGTGGAGGATATGGACAGAGATACTAAGCATGAAGTTGGTGATCATTTACTTGTGGGAGGAAAACGGTTTGCTTGTGACGAAATCTATCTGAG TGATAGCGACCAATCTGAAGAAGGCCTAAACATTGAACTTCAACATGATCTAATGGATAAAGTGGGATTAGTGGAAAGTGCTTTATCTGAGTTAGCTCATGACCATCAACTTACTATTGTG GAGGAAATGAGAGATCAACTATCAGCACTTGAAGCTGAGTTGACGGATGAAAGTGAGAAGCTTGCCTCCACACTAGAACGAGTTGAGAGAAACACTGAAGCTCAAAGGGAAATGAACAGAAAATTCGACATGCAGTACCAGCGTAAAAT TGCAGAAGCACTTGATGATCACCTAACTACGGTACAAAGGGATCACGAACACAGATCCCAAATTGAAGAAAGGAGAATAAGAGATGATGCAGCTCGTGAAGAGGCCAAGAGGAAAGAAAAAGCTCTTCAAGAAGAAAAAGCCCGGCAAGAAAGAATTAGAGCAGAAACCAAG GTGCAGGCTAGGCTGGAAGCTGAAAGAGTTGAGAAGGAAAAAGCTGCCGCGCTGGAAGCTGAGAGGAAAGCAGTAAAAGAAGCTGCAGCTGCGTCCGAGAAGAAGTCATCTGAGTCAGTGACTACTGCTTCTCCGGAGGCTAGCAAGGTTTCAAGGGATGTCACTAGTCAGCCTGTGAGACCCATGTCTGATGGGCAGAAACATTCAACAG GAAATACAATCAGGGTGACAGAAAATGCTCAAAAACTGGAGGAGAAAAGATTAGCCGTTTACAATGAAATAGGTGCGCAGAATGAAGCACTGGGATTGGGTTCAAACAAG GCTTACCGAAAGTTTGAAATGGAAATAGCCAGACGAATCAGAACTATCACTGGTTCAAAAGAAAATGTCAG AGTGAAAGCAGATGAATTAATTAAGCTAATTAGTGGTTCAACATGTCCACAATCCATCAGCATTGCAGTGTTCGCGCAGAAG GTGGTGTCCCTGTGTGTGAAACCTACAGGAAGCTTTAACAGTGCAGTCTATGCTTATGGTCGTGTAATTGTCCATGTTACATCAAAG ATCCCTCTTGCCATGGAAATTCTCATAGCTGAGTTGAACAAAGTTTGCATTTACACAGTTCCTAAGTACATTATTTACTCAGAG GCAGCCTTCCAGACCAAAGAAGCTTATTACAAAGCTATTGGCTATGCAGAGGAAGATGGGAAGATAGAAAGTACTGATAGTTATGTGGATCGCTTAAGTGCATGCATGAAATTATATGGTGCTCTTGTTCAG ACTGAAGTTGACGGCTGCCAAAACTTGCATGGCATCAGAGAAGGTTGGGCATGGATAGCCAGATTCTTAAATGTTTTCCCTGCAAATTTATACACTGCAGCTGCATTGCAGGCTTTTCTTGAA ATGGCAGGTTTTGCTCTACACAAAAGATATAAGACACAATTCAGAAAGCTGCTGGATATCATTGCTAGAGATTTTCTAACTGCATTGAAAGATCGAGGTGATGCAAAGTTGGTCAAAGTGATTGTGAGTCTCCGGAGTTATATAGAGTCAAATCAGTTCCTGAATGAACCTGAGGGCTGGCGCCTCAGGAGTTCCTTGGAATCACACAATTTCGCTCCAGATTCAGATCATGATCAACAGTATCATTACCAACAGAATAGATTCTATTAA
- the LOC125866730 gene encoding mRNA export factor GLE1-like isoform X2, translated as MGAVKLQFPLPKSVDGVTLDPNPDWTFDILLVELNSIEKKLNASSKFPIPFTKTESRQLSASKDNSRRGFVMQVSDDDVEDMDRDTKHEVGDHLLVGGKRFACDEIYLSDSDQSEEGLNIELQHDLMDKVGLVESALSELAHDHQLTIVEEMRDQLSALEAELTDESEKLASTLERVERNTEAQREMNRKFDMQYQRKIAEALDDHLTTVQRDHEHRSQIEERRIRDDAAREEAKRKEKALQEEKARQERIRAETKARLEAERVEKEKAAALEAERKAVKEAAAASEKKSSESVTTASPEASKVSRDVTSQPVRPMSDGQKHSTGNTIRVTENAQKLEEKRLAVYNEIGAQNEALGLGSNKAYRKFEMEIARRIRTITGSKENVRVKADELIKLISGSTCPQSISIAVFAQKVVSLCVKPTGSFNSAVYAYGRVIVHVTSKIPLAMEILIAELNKVCIYTVPKYIIYSEAAFQTKEAYYKAIGYAEEDGKIESTDSYVDRLSACMKLYGALVQTEVDGCQNLHGIREGWAWIARFLNVFPANLYTAAALQAFLEMAGFALHKRYKTQFRKLLDIIARDFLTALKDRGDAKLVKVIVSLRSYIESNQFLNEPEGWRLRSSLESHNFAPDSDHDQQYHYQQNRFY; from the exons AT GGGTGCTGTTAAACTGCAATTTCCGTTGCCTAAAAGTGTTGATGGAGTCACCCTGGATCCAAATCCTGATTGGACCTTTGATATTTTATTGGTTGAGCTCAATTCGATTGAGAAGAAGCTCAATGCATCATCAAAATTTCCAATACCTTTTACGAAAACAGAATCGCG ACAACTCTCGGCTTCAAAGGATAATTCTCGGAGAGGCTTTGTTATGCAAGTGTCCGATGATGACGTGGAGGATATGGACAGAGATACTAAGCATGAAGTTGGTGATCATTTACTTGTGGGAGGAAAACGGTTTGCTTGTGACGAAATCTATCTGAG TGATAGCGACCAATCTGAAGAAGGCCTAAACATTGAACTTCAACATGATCTAATGGATAAAGTGGGATTAGTGGAAAGTGCTTTATCTGAGTTAGCTCATGACCATCAACTTACTATTGTG GAGGAAATGAGAGATCAACTATCAGCACTTGAAGCTGAGTTGACGGATGAAAGTGAGAAGCTTGCCTCCACACTAGAACGAGTTGAGAGAAACACTGAAGCTCAAAGGGAAATGAACAGAAAATTCGACATGCAGTACCAGCGTAAAAT TGCAGAAGCACTTGATGATCACCTAACTACGGTACAAAGGGATCACGAACACAGATCCCAAATTGAAGAAAGGAGAATAAGAGATGATGCAGCTCGTGAAGAGGCCAAGAGGAAAGAAAAAGCTCTTCAAGAAGAAAAAGCCCGGCAAGAAAGAATTAGAGCAGAAACCAAG GCTAGGCTGGAAGCTGAAAGAGTTGAGAAGGAAAAAGCTGCCGCGCTGGAAGCTGAGAGGAAAGCAGTAAAAGAAGCTGCAGCTGCGTCCGAGAAGAAGTCATCTGAGTCAGTGACTACTGCTTCTCCGGAGGCTAGCAAGGTTTCAAGGGATGTCACTAGTCAGCCTGTGAGACCCATGTCTGATGGGCAGAAACATTCAACAG GAAATACAATCAGGGTGACAGAAAATGCTCAAAAACTGGAGGAGAAAAGATTAGCCGTTTACAATGAAATAGGTGCGCAGAATGAAGCACTGGGATTGGGTTCAAACAAG GCTTACCGAAAGTTTGAAATGGAAATAGCCAGACGAATCAGAACTATCACTGGTTCAAAAGAAAATGTCAG AGTGAAAGCAGATGAATTAATTAAGCTAATTAGTGGTTCAACATGTCCACAATCCATCAGCATTGCAGTGTTCGCGCAGAAG GTGGTGTCCCTGTGTGTGAAACCTACAGGAAGCTTTAACAGTGCAGTCTATGCTTATGGTCGTGTAATTGTCCATGTTACATCAAAG ATCCCTCTTGCCATGGAAATTCTCATAGCTGAGTTGAACAAAGTTTGCATTTACACAGTTCCTAAGTACATTATTTACTCAGAG GCAGCCTTCCAGACCAAAGAAGCTTATTACAAAGCTATTGGCTATGCAGAGGAAGATGGGAAGATAGAAAGTACTGATAGTTATGTGGATCGCTTAAGTGCATGCATGAAATTATATGGTGCTCTTGTTCAG ACTGAAGTTGACGGCTGCCAAAACTTGCATGGCATCAGAGAAGGTTGGGCATGGATAGCCAGATTCTTAAATGTTTTCCCTGCAAATTTATACACTGCAGCTGCATTGCAGGCTTTTCTTGAA ATGGCAGGTTTTGCTCTACACAAAAGATATAAGACACAATTCAGAAAGCTGCTGGATATCATTGCTAGAGATTTTCTAACTGCATTGAAAGATCGAGGTGATGCAAAGTTGGTCAAAGTGATTGTGAGTCTCCGGAGTTATATAGAGTCAAATCAGTTCCTGAATGAACCTGAGGGCTGGCGCCTCAGGAGTTCCTTGGAATCACACAATTTCGCTCCAGATTCAGATCATGATCAACAGTATCATTACCAACAGAATAGATTCTATTAA